The genomic stretch gggtggcaggggcatccccaagcttgagcttttgtccatttttcatctcatcacatcattcttctctccctacactttaaaacttcattcatacaaaacttcacacaattctttattagcagcattagtacaatcaaaataaacaaatccacttgagttcagttataacatatatcaaacatctattaaagcattagctacagTAGCAACTCtttaaaaagctctttgatcaacaaaactaaaaaaaagatttaaaagacaaaaaaatagtgtagaaatctgtcaaaacagaacaacatgtaaagatcgattttGTCAAAAATCCTCCGTTGCTCATCTCAAAAAGTGGTCAACTAGCGAAAGTTAGGTAATAACCCGGGGCATATAAATaaaaaatgacagctcaaaattacgtaTTATCTATTTATACGAATTTAAGGTAACATCACATAATCTGTTTTCGGACAGCAACTtcctcaaatcttactttcttcctattagaggctactctttgcacaaaaacgaaataaaaataacaagaagaTGTTATTACAGAGGAAATAACTTTCAAGACTCtataaaaagaaaaattacagaaaataaacatgggttatctcccaagagtgtttttctttaacgcctttcagctaggcgcagaaaaagaacgagcatcaagtattatcatgtgaagaaacatcaacatcataattttttctaataatagaatcataaggtgacttcttttttctagggaagtgttttaTACCTTTCTtaagtgggaattgatatttaataatctcatctctcatatcaatagcagcaccaacagttctaagaaatgGTCTTCCCAAACTAAttgacaagaagcattgcatttaatatccaaaacaacaaaatcaacggggacaaggttattgttaactatAATAAgaacattgtcaactctccccaaaggtttgtttgcagcaatatcaataagatgaacatccaaataacactaTTCCAACTGTGGCagttcaagcatatcatagatttttggaAAAAGTTCAGAACAAACCTTCAACTCGTAGGCGTTAGCTAAATTAAACCCTGAACTTAGAATCCCGGTAATCCACACTCTGGACTGTTAAATCCCAGTCTATTTTCAACCCTAGCTGTGTTTGGCGCACCGGGAAAGCAATGAGCCAGGCCAGGATAATATGATACTCTCACTGACAAGATGGGTACACATGTCATGTCCAtctcctttttttttgcgaaagctgTCATGTCCATCTCCTTCCTCCAATATTTTTCCCCAATCTTTACCAAATTTACTATGACACAGTTGACTGCCTTCATCATGTCTGTTAGCTCGAACCAGTCCCTTGCATTCGTAGGCGCGGACGCGAGCCGGCTGGCTAGAACATGTGCTGATGCCGATGGACGAGAGGAGCATCGCGGTAAACACCTCAACGGGGacgcgaggaggaggccgtgaGCGACCTCGTCGTCATCCCACGGGCCAGGAGGGTGAGCTGGACCTCGCGTGCTGGTGGTTCGCCATCGAGCGGAGGCGCATCTCGGGACCAGCGGGGCCCTGCGAAGAGGAGCACGCCAAGGATGTTGCGCCGCCGCTCGGAGGTGTGTAGCCTACGATGCCGCTCGACCAGGCCCTGCTCCTCCCCCATCCAGCACTTCGGAGGTGCGTAGCCTGCGACGCCGCTTGGCCAGCCCCTGCTTCTCCCCCATCCAGCATGTTGCCCCACTTGAGGTCCCACCGGCCGGGCCACTTCTTCTATTTTGGTCGGGGAGGCGGGGGGTGCGGGAGCCGCGCAGGTAACCCGAGGGGGGGTCCGCAGGTCCACGCCGGTCGCTGGAAGCAGAGTGGACGGGAGATGCGCAGTTCACCGAAGGGAGTGTGCCCAACCTCCAACTCGAGCCACCGAAAGTTCTACAAACATGGAACAGGAAACTGTAGATAAATATAGTGGGGAATAGACTAGAGGTAGAAGATAAACATGACATGTGGGCCAGCTCTCTCAGTGACAGATCTTATTTGGAAAGAAAATTACACAGGGATCGGGGTTGAAAATAGACTGTGATGTGATAGTTCAGAGTGTCGATTACCGGTATTCTAAGTTCGGGGTTTTATTTGACTAACGCCTATGAGTTCACGGTTTATTTTGGACTTTTTCCGTGCCACTATCCACAAAATGTTTCTTGACCCTCGCGATCATGGGAGGCGTCTTCCTTGTCTTTCTTCTCTGTCTCCGGCCAAACTTGCGAGCTAGACCGACCAAATTCTAGGCCTGAGCCGAGCTCAAATGGCATGGTCCAAAGCGTGGCTGACGGCTCTTTGACATAATGATCGGATTTCTTTCTTTTTATCTCTTATTACCTTCTTTGTGATATTCTTTAAGACTTATATGTATGTGCTTTTCCATCTACTATTTAACACGTAACCGAGACCAGGAAAAAGTCATTGTTTCAAACAACAAAAACAACTCGTGAAACAATTTTTGCACACCCCTAACTATTCCGTTTTAATTTTCCAGAGCAACCCGGAAGATCAGAGGAACGATAACAAAATGCCGACTCATTCCACCCTCTTCTACCAACATTATTGTCCTTGAGCAACCATACAAACACTTTCAATTTTCAGCAACACCATGCCAGCTTATCTTACCAGAAATGCTCAAAGGAAAAATAAAGAGCTGTCACTGAGCATTGCCAAAGCCAAAGCCATGTCCCTTTCAGTTTCCCCGCATTGCTTTCTCTGCCCTTGTACATGTGCGCTCGTGATCTCTTGCTTCACTTCACTAGTTGATCACTCCACAGCCACCACTGTACCGTACGTGCTCCAAGTTCCAACAATGGAGATGGAGTGGCAGCGGGATCTCGCCGGCCTCGGGCTCGCCGGCATCTGCCGCGAGACCAGTCGCGTGGTCCGCGTCATCCTCCCCAACTTCGCCAACGTGGGTCCCGCGTTGCTCTCCGCGTTCTTGCTCGCCCGCGCCGCCGTTTCCTCCCGCATCGCCTCCGACCACGACTACGGCACCAGCCTCGTGTCGGACTCGGCCGTCCTCGGGCTCTTCCTCCTCTGCACCGCCGCCTACGCGCTCGCCGTCGCGTCCCTCTACCGCACGGGCGGCGACCTCCTCGCCGCCGATCGCATCCTCAAGGAGGACCTCCCCGTCGCCCCTATCGCGCGGCTCCTCGCCACGTTCCTCCTCGTGGCGGTCCCCTTTCTCGCAGTCTATACCGCGCTCTCCGTCGATGCCAAGATCGTGCTGCCGCTGCGACTGCTGGGATGGGCCAGCGCGGCGTACGTCGCCACGGTGTGCCAGATGGCCTGCGTGGTCTCGGTGCTCGAGGTCACCAAGCTCTTCGGCGCCGTGCGCAGGAGCCGGGACCTCTTCGCCGGCAAGTTCTGGGCGGCCGCCTGCGTCTTCGCCACGCTCGACGGTTGCATCATCGCGGTGCTAAAGGCTTTCCAGGCGCTGGTGCTTGACGACGCGCTGGGCCTCGGCCTCACGGTccaggtggctgcggcggcgacggcgttcgTGGCTCTGTGGGGGGTGCTCGTCGTCACGCTTGTGGCGCAGCCGGTGGTGTACATGGTGTGCATGAGCCACCACCTGGAGGTCGTCGACAAGGCCCACCACGACTAGGCTCGCCGTCGACGGCGACAACTAATGGCGTGAAGCTGCAGCAAGTGCAGACGGCGCCGCAGCTCACTGCTGACACTGCAACTACTGCCGATCGAGCTAGCCATCCCGAAGAGTTTAGACCAATTAATTAAGCTTTATATTAGACTATTTGAGCTTTATTTCTTCTAGCATCAAGAGTAGGTTGCTCAAAAAATAACTTCCAAGAACTTATTAGCTAGTTCGAAAGAGTATGCAGTCATATGGAACTCTTTGATTGGAATTATGTTAAgctttgagatttttttttttttttttgagaaacacagtacaaacgcaggcgctcacatacacgcgcatacactcacccctatgaacgcacacacgcacaccctacccctatgagcacctccggaagaccgagccggcggattggatcttgaaattgacgaagtcaccacgagcgcctgctcgtcgacgggaacgtcgcctcccactgaaagaatattccgcctttatgagacacacagatgtcaaacctggggtttgaactctggtgggctgggggtacaaccaccctcctaaccacccaacctaagCATATGACTCTTTGCGCCAAACAAAGTGTTCGattttttccatttttattttCCAGAGCTACCTTCA from Lolium rigidum isolate FL_2022 chromosome 4, APGP_CSIRO_Lrig_0.1, whole genome shotgun sequence encodes the following:
- the LOC124646406 gene encoding uncharacterized protein LOC124646406 is translated as MEWQRDLAGLGLAGICRETSRVVRVILPNFANVGPALLSAFLLARAAVSSRIASDHDYGTSLVSDSAVLGLFLLCTAAYALAVASLYRTGGDLLAADRILKEDLPVAPIARLLATFLLVAVPFLAVYTALSVDAKIVLPLRLLGWASAAYVATVCQMACVVSVLEVTKLFGAVRRSRDLFAGKFWAAACVFATLDGCIIAVLKAFQALVLDDALGLGLTVQVAAAATAFVALWGVLVVTLVAQPVVYMVCMSHHLEVVDKAHHD